The Prinia subflava isolate CZ2003 ecotype Zambia chromosome 15, Cam_Psub_1.2, whole genome shotgun sequence genome contains a region encoding:
- the PDCD7 gene encoding programmed cell death protein 7, which yields MAQPPPFPSRLPPPFRAFPPPFPGPAVRSAPFAVGPVAPPPFFLPPPAGEAGPRFPPGVPYLAAAPPRTAIEEEAVQRQQDELWLSQFLGRRRAAAPPPPPPAAASPSGARAVAVAALARVARVTALCRTLRRSEDEGDEPGWARAREEAEAELQELRELLRPLREPGYGEALRRKAERARKRRLRLQRRKHEARAAKEEEAARAAEREAKIDQWRAKCIQEVEEKNRERELKAAADSVLSEVRKKQADTKRMMDILRGLEKLRKLRKEAAARKGVCPPPSADEAFETQVESLQTLLKTRTELYEAEERALRVMLEGEQEEERKREMEKKQKKEREKLLQQKLEMDSKLFGDPAEFPLGHLLQPFRDYYLQAEHSVAALIQIRHEWDQYLVPAEHPEGSCIPPGWVLPSLPTNDTWATAVR from the exons ATGGCGCAGCCGCCGCCGTTCCCTTCCCGCCTCCCGCCGCCCTTCCGCGCCTTCCCGCCGCCCTTCCCCGGCCCCGCCGTCCGCTCAGCGCCCTTCGCGGTAGGGCCGGTAGCACCGCCGCCTTTCTTCTTGCCGCCGCCTGCGGGTGAGGCGGGACCGCGCTTCCCGCCGGGCGTCCCGTACTtagcggcggccccgccgcggaCAGCGATCGAGGAGGAGGCGGTGCAGCGGCAGCAGGATGAGCTGTGGCTGTCGCAGTTCCTgggccgccgccgcgccgctgccccgccgccaccgccgcccgccgccgccagccCCAGCGGCGCCCGGGCCGTGGCGGTGGCGGCGCTGGCGCGGGTGGCGCGGGTGACCGCGCTCTGCCGGACCCTGCGGCGCAGCGAAGACGAGGGCGACGAGCCGGGCTGGGCCCGGGCGCGGGAGGAGGCGGAGGCAGAGCTTCAGGAGCTGCGGGAACTTCTGCGGCCCCTGCGAGAGCCCGGCTACGGCGAGGCGCTGCGCAGGAAGGCCGAGAGAGCGAGGAAGAGGAGGCTGCGCCTGCAGCGGAGGAAGCATGAAGCCAGGGCggccaaggaggaggaggcggcccGGGCCGCCGAGCGGGAGGCCAAGATCGACCAGTGGCGGGCTAAGTGCATCCAGGAGGTGGAGGAAAAGAACAGG GAACGAGAGCTGAAGGCTGCTGCTGACAGTGTCCTGTCTGAAGTCCGGAAGAAACAAGCAGACACAAAGAGGATGATGGACATCCTGCGCGGGCTGGAGAAGCTTCGGAAACTGAGGAAagaagctgctgccaggaaag GTGTGTGTCCACCTCCTTCTGCAGATGAAGCATTTGAAACTCAGGTGGAAAGTCTCCAAACGTTGCTCAAAACTCGCACAGAACTGTATGAAGCTGAGGAAAGAGCATTAAGGGTTATGCTGGAGGGagaacaggaggaggaaaggaagagggaaatggaaaagaaacagaagaaggaaagggaaaaactaCTACAGCAGAAACTGGAAATGGATTCCAAGCTATTTGGGGATCCAG CTGAATTCCCACTTGGCCATCTGCTGCAGCCTTTTAGAGACTACTACTTACAAGCTGAACATTCTGTAGCAGCTCTAATCCAGATCAG